The genomic segment TGGACTCTGCCGACGATGACCGAGATCATCTATCGTTCTAACGGCGCCGATTATATTTACGCCATTGACGACATCGCCGAAGTCGGCCCCAGCGAAGTTGGCCGGCTGTATGTGAAGAAAAGCGACCATGTTTTGCTGGTCACCTGCACGGCCTGGAATTACGTGACTGAGACTTACGACAGACGGCTGGTGGCCGACGCCGTGCTGGTTAAGCAGTTGCCTTCGCCATAGACTAAATTCCCCATTGCCGTTCCCGGCTTCAGCAAGTAAAAGTTCCCCATCAATTCAAAATCTAGCGTCGGCAGTTCAGATTAGAGCAGTTTCCTGATCCGATTATGGTTTGGGCGGCAGTTGCACTGCCGCCGCGCCACGTGCAGGTTCTGCACAAGACCTGACAGGTCTTGACTTTATTCTCGATAGAGTCCAATGAGTTTTGCCCGGCGACAAAATAAAAACTTCAGGAGTTTATGCAACCTTTGACCAAACCCGTTTCTCAGGCAAGAGTTTATCTGGACTTCGCGTGGACAAAATGGTTCGTGGCAGTCGCAGGGATGGCAGTGTTTCTGTGGCTCATGCTTTTCCGTCAGACTCTCTACCCTCACCCTTGGTTCGACGAAGGCCTTAACATCAGCACAGCGGCCATGCTGGCGCGCGACGGCGTTTATGCCCTGCCCGACAGCGCCGGTCTGCGTCTTATTGATCCGGCCATTCAAACCGGGCCAACCGTGCTGGGAGCAACGGCCCTCATCTTCAAGTTGTTTGGCACGGGCTTGTTGCAGGCCCGGCTGGTGATGTTGCCCTTTACGGCGCTGGCAATTGTCTCGATTGCTTTGCTGGCTCGCCGCCTGGGTGGCAACAAGGCGGCGGCCCTGGCCGTGCTCTTGTTGCTGGTTGGGAGTCAGGAGCCGTATCTCAGTTTTGTTTTTATGGCCCGCCAGGTGCTGGGCGAAGTGCCGGCAATTGGCTTTTACCTTCTGGCTCTGCTCCTCTGGTTGTGGGCGGTGGCCCAACCCAAACGGCACTGGCTGGCACTGGCACTGAGCGGGCTGGCCTGGGGCGTGGCGATGATCACAAAGTCGCAAGTGATGTTGCTCACGCCGGTTTGCCTGGGCGCGCTGGCCCTGCTCGACGGGCTATATTACCGTCGCGCCGGGTGGCTGGCTTTTATCCTGCCGGGGGCGGTGGCCGTGTCGTGTGTGGCCGGATGGTATGCCTTTCAAATTGCTGTCCTGGGCCTGGAGCAGTTTCAGGAGAACTCGCGCGTTTTGCGTGAAGGGTTCCTTTTGCACATCGTCGGCCTCAACCCGGCTCACTGGCTCAACGCCGCCCACTCCGTCTGGCGCTCCGGCTTCTGGCTTTGGGGCCTGCCGGGCCTGCTCTGGGGCATGGCGCAAGCGCGCCAGCGCACTGCTCTTGGATTCGCCCACGCCGCCGCTCTGGCTTTGCCTATTGTCGGTTTTATCTGGTTTGCTCTGTTTTCGGTGGGATGGTCGCGTTACGCGTTTTACACGGCGGCACTTGCGCCGATCTGGGTGGCCGGGCTGGCCGTTGATTTTTTACGCGGCGGTCTTCTGTCACACCGGCGACTCAACAAACCGTTGTTGTTGACTATTGCGCTGGGGCTGTACATTGCCTTCCACGGCTGGCCGATGGCAAAAGAGCTTCTGGCTCCGAATGATATTGGTTACGAGGACATGCGGCGCTATCTGGCAACGCAGGTTCCGGCAGACGCCGTCATTGAATCGTGGGAATGGGAGTTCAGCCTCGACGCCCGCCAACCGATCCATCACCCGACGACGCCGGTGACCAACGCTTACACCAACTATTTGATGAGCGGCCACCCCCGGCCAGTTGGCCTCTATGATTATCAGCAGGCAAACCCCGACTACATTTTGTCCGGCCCGTTCGCCCAGTGGACCGGGATTTACGATCCGGAATTGAAAGACGCCCGCCTGGTAGCCCGCTTCGGCCTGTACTACTTGTATCAACCCCGCCCGTCCAACGCCCGCTAAACCACCATCATCTTTGCTCGCCTTCACGACGCGCACTGGAGTGTTTGAATGTTCAACCATCCCAAAAGAGCGCGGCTGACTCGCCGCGACTTTCTCAAATTAAGCGGCATCCTGGCAGGCGGGGCCGCCGCCCAGGCGGCAGGCGTCTTTGAAACAGTGGCGGCTTCCCCGTCGTTCCAGGCCGCTGTCAAGAAAATCTATCTC from the Chloroflexota bacterium genome contains:
- a CDS encoding glycosyltransferase family 39 protein produces the protein MAVFLWLMLFRQTLYPHPWFDEGLNISTAAMLARDGVYALPDSAGLRLIDPAIQTGPTVLGATALIFKLFGTGLLQARLVMLPFTALAIVSIALLARRLGGNKAAALAVLLLLVGSQEPYLSFVFMARQVLGEVPAIGFYLLALLLWLWAVAQPKRHWLALALSGLAWGVAMITKSQVMLLTPVCLGALALLDGLYYRRAGWLAFILPGAVAVSCVAGWYAFQIAVLGLEQFQENSRVLREGFLLHIVGLNPAHWLNAAHSVWRSGFWLWGLPGLLWGMAQARQRTALGFAHAAALALPIVGFIWFALFSVGWSRYAFYTAALAPIWVAGLAVDFLRGGLLSHRRLNKPLLLTIALGLYIAFHGWPMAKELLAPNDIGYEDMRRYLATQVPADAVIESWEWEFSLDARQPIHHPTTPVTNAYTNYLMSGHPRPVGLYDYQQANPDYILSGPFAQWTGIYDPELKDARLVARFGLYYLYQPRPSNAR